One region of Salvia miltiorrhiza cultivar Shanhuang (shh) chromosome 3, IMPLAD_Smil_shh, whole genome shotgun sequence genomic DNA includes:
- the LOC131018517 gene encoding uncharacterized protein LOC131018517 codes for MEKYFPRSYHNQKQAEFLELKQGEMSVIEYERRFNRLARYTARLVDTDDQKADSVQEIVSYGVAVRRAHEVEAGLEIDNNTRQTNYLVKRKWDNKNKWNKNAPNGKGRYNPYQAPTTSTQKPMCPQCKRPHFGKCYGPPGVCYICQDPGHYANNCPRRGRNNPKQGGEARLYAFTRQEAGEGSGTMSGMISISELPVLALFDSSASHSFISAELCEKTNVLVEVENLALDVRLPSGETLRTDRMARNVELILGGKGLVADCHVLEMHEFDLILGMDWLSSNYATIRCHQREVVFQRPEE; via the exons ATGGAGAAATACTTTCCACGCTCTTATCACAATCAGAAACAAGCAGAATTTCTTGAGTTGAAGCAGGGGGAGATGTCGGTGATTGAATATGAACGAAGGTTCAACAGACTTGCTCGATATACCGCACGACTGGTCGATACCGATGATCAAAAGGCAGACT CAGTGCAGGAGATTGTAAGCTATGGGGTGGCGGTTCGACGTGCACACGAAGTAGAAGCTGGGCTTGAGATCGACAATAATACCAGGCAGACGAATTATCTGGTGAAGAGAAAGTGGGATAACAAGAATAAGTGGAATAAGAATGCTCCGAACGGGAAGGGAAGATATAATCCTTATCAGGCACCTACTACCTCAACTCAGAAACCCATGTGCCCGCAGTGCAAGCGACCGCATTTTGGCAAGTGTTATGGGCCACCTGGAGTGTGTTATATCTGTCAGGATCCAGGGCATTATGCAAACAACTGCCCGAGAAGGGGAAGAAACAATCCGAAACAAGGTGGTGAGGCCCGACTGTATGCTTTCACTCGACAGGAGGCCGGTGAAGGGAGTGGTACTATGTCAGGTATGATTAGTATCTCTGAACTACCTGTGTTAGCACTTTTTGATTCTAGTGCGTcacattcttttatatctgctgAGCTTTGTGAGAAAACCAATGTGCTTGTGGAAGTAGAGAACTTAGCACTTGATGTTAGACTCCCTTCAGGAGAAACTCTAAGAACTGATAGGATGGCAAGAAACGTTGAACTGATTTTGGGAGGAAAAGGGTTAGTGGCCGACTGTCATGTTCTAGAGATGCATGAGTTTGATCTAATATTAGGGATGGATTGGTTAAGTAGCAATTATGCCACCATAAGGTGTCATCAGAGAGAAGTGGTATTTCAAAGACCGGAGGAGTAG